From Actinosynnema mirum DSM 43827, a single genomic window includes:
- a CDS encoding FAD binding domain-containing protein, translating to MDLSGVVEVCDPREVGEWRDGDVWLAGGTVVFGEPALRARRLVDLTRFGWAPVTELADGGVEIAATCTIAQLVDWGRERGVPLVEQCCRAFLASFKIWNVATVGGNLCAALPAGPVIALTAALGGVCRVVLPDGGERLVADGFVVAPGVTRLGRGSYLRSITVPASALRARTAFRQFSLHAHGRSAALVAGVLDDHRFRLVITAAVPAPLVHDFPRVPGAAEVADLVAGVPEWVDDVHGDPEWRQHLTGLLAEQVRRELGGE from the coding sequence GTGGACCTGAGCGGCGTGGTCGAGGTGTGCGACCCGCGTGAGGTGGGGGAGTGGCGCGACGGGGACGTGTGGCTCGCGGGTGGGACGGTCGTGTTCGGGGAGCCCGCGCTGCGGGCCCGGCGGCTGGTCGACCTGACGCGGTTCGGCTGGGCGCCTGTCACCGAACTGGCGGACGGCGGGGTCGAGATCGCCGCCACCTGCACCATCGCGCAGCTCGTCGACTGGGGGCGGGAGCGCGGCGTTCCGCTGGTCGAGCAGTGCTGCCGGGCGTTCCTGGCCTCGTTCAAGATCTGGAACGTCGCCACCGTCGGCGGGAACCTGTGCGCCGCGCTGCCCGCCGGGCCGGTGATCGCGCTGACCGCCGCCCTCGGCGGGGTGTGCCGGGTCGTCCTGCCGGACGGTGGGGAGCGGCTCGTGGCCGACGGGTTCGTCGTCGCCCCCGGTGTCACCCGGTTGGGGCGTGGCAGTTACCTGCGGTCGATCACGGTCCCCGCTTCCGCGCTGCGCGCCAGGACCGCGTTCCGGCAGTTCTCGCTGCACGCCCACGGGCGCTCCGCCGCGCTGGTCGCCGGGGTGCTGGACGACCACCGGTTCCGGCTCGTGATCACCGCCGCCGTGCCCGCGCCGCTGGTCCACGACTTCCCGCGGGTGCCCGGCGCCGCCGAGGTCGCCGACCTCGTCGCGGGCGTCCCCGAGTGGGTCGACGACGTGCACGGCGACCCGGAGTGGCGTCAGCACCTGACCGGGCTGCTCGCCGAGCAGGTCCGCCGCGAACTGGGGGGCGAGTGA